From a single Rosa rugosa chromosome 7, drRosRugo1.1, whole genome shotgun sequence genomic region:
- the LOC133722988 gene encoding uncharacterized protein LOC133722988, translated as MGKNMELPIPREVKKIWDVWNLRGCILLSLSLQLSLLLASFRKKCRSKLLRGLIWSAYLLADWIAAVAIGIITKSQVDICDSKGNKDLLAFWASFLLLHLGGPDTITSFALEDNEFWVRHLVGLIVQVLAAAYCFYLTLVDNKFWVPTVLVFVVGTIKFGERTCALYLASVDHFGETVLPKPVAGPDYEETVQIHTSMRSVEVLTTQVVVPIKPYIGDAHKESLNDMQLLQEAYYLFESFKRLIVGFLLSSKDRELSRAFFLKRTYTSAFQLIEYELSFMYEVLHTKVIVVRCKIGYTLRLVSFCATIVALVFFFSVEKKEFAKFDIDLTYALFSGAIFLDIISVFTLIFSDWTLIAFNNTNIWSRFIAAVIMKGGRWSGSVSQYNMIKNCLDERPECVFTLAGYLGVGGILGRIKIVYYSSSEAVTEELKYFIFKQLRLKSLKANNRRDGMEACSQRGDWALLLNSNYQDLKWSIGDYQYAESVLLWHIATELYYAESGTKQCPHSYGKQATQRACDSDDQLTLCDACESNAWRSICKLLSDYLFYLLVMQHPMMAPVLGNWHIVFQDTCAEAKRFFRKHSVKDHTNACEEITGVKAKYRSATMKGSKSKSVLFDACMLAEQLKESKAKQLKESKAEQLKESKAEQLKESKADPWELMSRVWVELLSYASIKCRPIVHAQQPSRGGELITFTWLLMNHLGLGTQFYELENQAGTKWVADK; from the coding sequence ATGGGTAAAAATATGGAGCTACCTATACCCAGAGAGGTGAAGAAGATATGGGACGTGTGGAATCTGCGGGGCTGTATTCTCTTAAGTCTCTCACTGCAACTTTCTCTGCTCTTGGCATCATTTCGGAAAAAATGCAGAAGCAAATTGCTACGAGGACTCATCTGGTCTGCGTATTTGCTCGCCGACTGGATTGCTGCTGTTGCAATAGGGATAATCACCAAATCCCAAGTTGACATTTGCGACTCGAAGGGCAACAAAGACCTTTTGGCATTCTGGGCTTCCTTTCTTCTACTCCATCTTGGCGGCCCTGATACCATTACCTCTTTTGCTCTTGAGGACAACGAGTTCTGGGTTAGGCACTTGGTTGGACTAATTGTTCAAGTTCTTGCAGCTGCTTATTGTTTCTACCTGACACTTGTTGATAACAAGTTCTGGGTTCCGACGGTGCTAGTCTTTGTTGTTGGAACAATCAAGTTTGGGGAGAGAACTTGTGCTCTGTATCTTGCAAGTGTAGACCATTTTGGGGAGACTGTATTGCCAAAGCCGGTCGCTGGACCTGACTATGAAGAAACTGTACAAATCCACACTTCAATGAGGTCAGTTGAAGTCCTTACAACACAAGTAGTGGTGCCAATCAAGCCATATATTGGGGATGCACATAAAGAATCTTTAAATGACATGCAATTGCTGCAAGAAGCGTATTACCTCTTTGAGAGCTTCAAAAGACTCATTGTTGGCTTCCTTCTCAGCTCCAAAGACCGAGAACTGAGTCGAGCTTTCTTCCTTAAAAGAACCTATACTAGCGCTTTTCAGTTGATAGAGTACGAGCTCAGCTTCATGTATGAGGTTCTTCACACCAAGGTTATTGTGGTGCGTTGCAAAATTGGGTACACCCTCCGCTTAGTAAGCTTCTGTGCAACCATTGTTGCCTTGGTGTTCTTCTTTTCAGTTGAAAAGAAAGAGTTTGCTAAGTTTGACATTGATCTTACTTATGCTTTGTTTAGTGGAGCCATTTTCCTGGACATCATATCTGTCTTTACGCTAATCTTCTCTGACTGGACCCTCATTGCCTTCAACAACACTAACATTTGGAGCAGATTTATTGCTGCTGTAATAATGAAAGGAGGAAGGTGGTCTGGATCGGTATCCCAATACAATATGATAAAGAATTGCCTGGATGAGCGTCCAGAATGTGTCTTTACTCTTGCCGGTTATCTGGGTGTTGGGGGAATTCTGGGCAGAATCAAAATTGTCTACTATTCGTCCTCGGAAGCAGTCACTGAAGAGCTCAAGTACTTTATCTTCAAGCAGCTGAGGTTAAAATCTTTGAAAGCAAACAACAGAAGGGATGGAATGGAGGCATGTTCACAAAGAGGTGACTGGGCTCTGCTGCTGAATTCAAACTATCAGGACCTCAAATGGAGCATTGGGGATTATCAATATGCGGAAAGTGTTCTTCTCTGGCACATTGCAACAGAACTCTACTATGCCGAAAGTGGAACCAAGCAATGTCCTCATAGTTATGGTAAACAAGCAACACAAAGGGCATGTGATAGTGACGATCAACTAACACTTTGCGATGCTTGTGAAAGTAACGCTTGGCGTAGTATTTGCAAACTTCTTTCAGATTATCTGTTTTATCTTCTGGTGATGCAGCATCCAATGATGGCCCCAGTTTTGGGGAATTGGCATATAGTGTTCCAGGACACTTGTGCAGAGGCCAAGAGATTCTTTCGCAAGCATTCAGTGAAAGATCATACGAATGCCTGTGAAGAGATTACTGGTGTGAAAGCCAAATACAGATCGGCGACTATGAAGGGAAGTAAAAGCAAATCTGTGCTGTTTGATGCATGTATGCTTGCAGAACAGCTTAAGGAGTCGAAGGCAAAACAGCTTAAGGAGTCGAAGGCAGAACAGCTTAAGGAGTCGAAGGCAGAACAGCTTAAGGAGTCGAAGGCAGACCCATGGGAGCTAATGAGCCGGGTGTGGGTGGAATTATTGTCCTATGCTTCCATTAAATGTAGACCGATTGTACATGCTCAGCAACCAAGTAGGGGTGGAGAACTGATCACTTTCACTTGGCTACTGATGAATCACCTGGGCTTGGGAACACAATTCTACGAGCTCGAAAACCAAGCTGGAACAAAATGGGTGGCAGATAAGTAA